A window of Cyprinus carpio isolate SPL01 chromosome A6, ASM1834038v1, whole genome shotgun sequence genomic DNA:
TTTCCGAAGAATGtttaccatttaaaatcactAGAAGCTAATTTGTGCACACTTTACTaatcaaatccatcattaacaTTCTCTAATCATGTTAGTTATTGTAAACAAAAGGCCACGTTTCTCATGTCACCTTATGCTGTAGCagccaaaaaaagcattttgtcatttgcaatgcattaCTAGGACTTCACCTTAGATGGGCATCATATATCAGCATCCAGACTTTGcttcaaatgaaatcagaatatattattagatatattattAGATGTGTCCGCCTGAACCCCACTGATGCAAAACCCTGTAAAAGAATCATTCAAACCTTCCATTTCAAGCAGCAGTGACCTCCTCTCCTGCGATTTAACCACTAGTCTTCACTAGATAGTCCACACTGCCTATAAACGGGCTGGATTCATGCACCAATGCAAAGGAACAAGGACAAATATGTGACAGAAGAGTTGTGCAAAAGGCCTTGACAGCCACATTATATTCAAACAACAAAGTCAAATAATTGGAAACAAGCTTCTGGGCCTCCACACAAGTTTctgaatctgatattttttagtccACTAACagaatgttgttttgtgtttttccagACAGTTTCTTGATTCGGACATTCCTAGGTATATTACCTTCAAATCCCTTTCCTCTCATaagatactctctctctctctctctctctctctctctctctctctctctctctctctctctctctctctctctctctctctctctctctctctctctctctctctcacacacacacacacacacacacttctctctctctctctctctctctctcttttctatggCCATCTGTCCAATCAACCTCCATCCTCATTTTTTTGGCTCTTAAATACTGACTTGTTATACTGCACCTCTTGTTTCTGGCTTTGACCCTATTTAGTTCCGCTCTTCTCTCCTACTATGTATCTGTAAATTGAGACATATTTTAATTCTTCACTCATACAGCATCCCGGTGgaaatgcttttgtgtgtgtgaaggccTTCTGTTCCGTATTGTTATTTGTGGACATTTTTGGCACCTCTAGGTGACTGTATTGCATGGCTTGGCTTTTGTATGGGCTGCGATTTGCAGGAGGTGTGGTAGAGATCATAGTCAccttcccagctaacagggaatgtttCAGGAACTTTAGCTAATTTTCTGGCAAGGTgttctcaaagttatgaacaactGTTCTTCCATTAATGTAACAGaatgttaactaatgttgttgaaatgttaacacacaaaacaattgtttttacatGTCATGGAAACTTTTCGTAAAATGTTTTAGAAtcgtataatttttaaatattactactggtttcaaaatgtttcaagAAACATTCAAAGGATCTATTTAACAATTACCAGAATGTTTTGAAATGATGCAATGGAATGCCTCCTTAACATTTGTGTAACCAAAAACCaatgttcttaaaacattttcaaaactggacacaaatgaaacataataaaaagcataatagtttttttcactttataaataaatttgtattctATGCCACTCACTTCTTGATCATTCCTCCAGTTTAAACAAAAAggaattgaaaataataataataatgagtcaCTATACCACACACGCTCCATCAGTCCCACATAAATGTATTGCTCTTGCTCAACAAATTAGATGACATctcttaattaaaaatttatggTTTCATTTAAACTGTTCTGCAAGCAGATCAAGTTCCATCACAAATGTCAAAGCAACACCATAAAACACAACTTTGCCTGTGTGTGGCGATAACTGTGGGCCAGACCACACATTATGAGGTCTGTGTTGTTTATGGGCGGGAGGGCTTGCTCCGTTAACTTCGGTATTAATCATGAATCTCTGAACAAAATTTGTGTTACATTAGTCTACTGAGATTTACGATCTCATacgaaaaaatgtgtttaatcgCATTAATTGACAGTTAGGCCCCCTTGGCATTCTCTGCTCATGAGTAGCTGTTCTTTTTACCACTAGGGGGCAGTGTCTCTTAGAAGATTTCAAACACTGTGTTGCCTGAATGACTTTGAGCAAACATTTCTAAGAGCTGCTTGTTCTGCACACTGTAATTATCAAACCAGGATAACTGTAATCCCAGGAATtagctgcttgtttgtaaatatAAGGGTGGTGTCGCCTCAGAGGGGTATGAGAGCATTGTTATTATCCAAATCCGTGTTTCTTGTTGTGCTGCCAGGACTGTTTAGTTTACTAGGGCAATTACAGATCACACCGAGAATtgtatttatcaaaaaattaagttcaaCACCCTCGTCTAACTATTATTGCAAAACTACAGTTTTTCTTATATGTTTGAGATATACACAAAACATATACTGCTACTTTTACTGtaaaaactggcagctgtggttgcctgAAATTCACAATACCAATCAATTTGAAGTACCAAAAcctcttttttactttaaaatgtactgataaccaccataataataaaggtggcataataataataccacatgATGAATTAGAGTTCATCATAAATGGGCTGTTTATAAAACGTTGTATATACGATATATTTATATACTCAATACTCATGcacaggtatttatttatttatttacagaatattGTGAGGAAAGTTACAGTTGACCAATTTGCAggtttgcatttttacaacagtataaatcttttttttgtaatttgacaaTTTGTGGACATACAGAACCTATCCAATTTAAAGCAATAAAAGATTTGGGAACGTACAAAGACTCTTTAAAGCATTTGATATTATTCTTAGTACACGCTTGTCACCTTGGTAACTGTACTGTAAGCATTATTTGCACCTCAACAAGAGTTTGGAGGGGAGTTAAGTACAGCTCTGCATTGTCCCTCCCATCCATGCTGTCACAGCAACCTATTTTAATTTCCAGCAGCCTGGGTGCAAGCATTACCTCATTGGTAGCACGCTTGCTTTCATACCCCTGTGCAATGAGCAGTTTTTCAATGTTATTTAGGTCCTTGATGCAAGCAGAACAAATAAACTGAGAAAGAAATGTCTCACTGTATATTTTGCCAAGAGCATGAGTTATAGTTTGGATTGGCTGATAAGAAATTTAAGGGAAAGAAATATTGAAAGGGAAGTTAAAACAACAGGAAATCTCTTTTATCATGTGTAAATGGGAGGTGGAAATTATCCTCACAATCCCTCATCTTGCTTGGTATGCTGAGCTTGATTTATGTGGTTGTTTGGGAGCGAACAGTAACATCAGAAATGGATTATAGAAatggatatactgtatataacccTGTTGCAGGacagttaattttatatattgtaaaactaTTTTCCAAATCAACAAGGGAGAGTCTATTTActgaaaaatagaaatacttCAAGGCAAGCGTTTCTCTCCTTAAATTACCACTTATTAGGAGATGTATATGGTAACTAGGTataatattgaaattaaaattctgttatcatttattcacattcatgttattccaaatctgtAGGACTTAATTTCTTTTGTGACGCCATATTGATtatacttttgttgttttttttgtattttaagtttttgtagtCTGCCtttgtatggaccaaaaaaaaaaaaaaaaaacacaaaagcttcTCATATGATacatagaaaaagaaaagtaatacAGTTTTAGAATAATATGAGGGCGCGAGTAAAGGCTGAAATGCACTACATGACTTTTGAAATCTGAACACTAGGCATCATATACAGTACCTGccgactttgtaaatggttacagaaaAAATACCTAGGCGCCATACACAAGACCATTATAGAGTACACAATTTGGTGTGAAATCTGTTAACTCCACCtgcccaaaatctgcagactggctctgacatTCAACAACTATTGTCACTTCATCCAGACTACAAATAGGAgcaaaaatctgggcaaaagtcatgtagcgtattccagccttaaatgatgacagaattttcttttttggatgaaaaatccCTTTTCAGTTCTCAGTAGGCAAAGAAGTGGGATGTTCTGCTCTAGACCTTATCCTTGATCACAACCCCACAGTCACCTTTGAAATTTCTTCCACATTGTCTAATTATTTTCTCTCTATCCCTTCAACAAACCGATTTCCAGgacctcttcctcttctttttttctctctccatgtcAAAGCTGCCTGCTGGGTCATGTTGGTCCATTCACTTTAACACTCAACATCTAAGCACCCAAGCTCAATCTATCATATACTGTACCTCAGAGAAGCTCGGCCCCTCTCATATACAGTACTTCTGGCATTTGGAGATTTAAGACCCTTCCCGGATGAGGTCTGTGATCATTTCAGCAGGTTATGACCTGTATTTATCAGAGCGAGGGTGGGTAGGCTAGAAGTTCagcaaaattaatataatttatgagTAAGATGCAACCCATACTATGTTCAAGTACTTTCTCATGGTATAGCATAACTTCAGGGCCAATATTAGTTCATTTTAGGTCTGTGAGACCATAACAGAGCTGATGTGAGTTGGTAGAAAATGCAATAACATCTCTCGGATTGTTATATGCTTTAATAACAACCAGAGGCCGTAGTTTACTTCTCTGAACTGTCTTACCTATGATTCTATCATTGATTCTTTCCTTTCCACCTAAAGCATTTCCTTGGGGATTAATCCTAGGTATAAGTGTCCCCTTGTACTTGCATCTCTCCTCTAATGATCACTTCTGTCAttcctcattattttaatttcatttctgttttttctaTTGATAACTGTCATTGTTTTACATATCATTGGTGGTGGTATTCATATCTAGTGATGAAGCTAGAGTGTTTTGTTGCATGCATTTATATTGTCTTCACTCCTCACCATTTTTAAACACTTAGAATGTCACTTTATAATACAATATGATCTGATTTATCAAAGTAACACAGACACTGTAATGCTTGTGTCAGTAGGTGTTTTGCCTAACAAGCTGaccatgtttattatgtattAGCATAGCAATTAACAACAGCATctataaaattatacagtaagAGAATATGTATATTCACCTTGGTCTATAAATGAAATTATAACTTTAAGGCTATTTTCTACCATTAATCTAGGACATTCTACCATTTTGAGGCTGCTTGGGATTCATCCATGCACAACTCTTTGCTGCTTAACCGTGTCACTCCTTACGGAGAGAAAATCTACATGACTCTGTCTGCTTACCTGGAGGTAACCAAGGCCATTCACTTATTCATAGGGGGGGATGAGAAGTTCATTTGGGAGGGTTACAGACCTACATGATTTAGTTCCAGCTAATTTAATCTACCAAACAGCCCACAGCATTTGTAATGGTTGAATCAAGTACATATGTGGAAAAAGAGGCGACACAAGGCAGCAACGCTGTGCTCAGTAGAGACAACGTGCTTGCCCCCTGTGATGTGGTGTCCTGGTTCTGTGAGTGTTTTTCCCATTCCCGTTGACaaagacctaataataatatacagaataatatataataaaagtaacgTTTGGATGTAaagcaatagtttttttttaaatccgatCAAAAAGGACTGTATTGATGTACATGTATTGAGCATGTGAAATGAGTGTAATCATTGTAGTGAAACCTGATTATACGATATAGAAACTATGCATATTTTTAAGTTCCTTGTAAAATATCAGATATGCACTATTGTTCAAAGGTTGGGGGAAGTTAAAAGGTGTTTGGAGAAGATTTATTTACACTGCTTACCTATATAGAGGGAATATTTTCTTGATGAAATAAAAGtggttattcctgtgatggcaaagctggatctTTTTCAGCAGTCATAGGGTAGCGTACAGGTGTACCTTCAACAAAAATCAGTAAGTGGACTGAGTATATTTCATAGTGGTGATTTATGAGTGCATTAGAGATTTCTTCCATTGTTGTTGTGGCTCTGagagtatgtttttgttttgtactatATACAATCAAAGTGcctacttttattctttttttttttgtatgttggtACAACCATTACAACAAGCCATCCCTCTTTTGGAATCTGACTGGTATGCCTCTAGGTGTTCCCTGGTTCTTTATCAAGCGTGATGTTATTGGAAAGCACCACTTTAGCTGGAAACACTAAGTGGTTTAACTCTTCCCAGATGGGAGAACTGCACACAGCCCACACATGAGAACCAAAAAAAAGACTTATGCATGGTGGTCGACTCAGAGAGACGCCAAGCTCCCAGCAGTCTCGCGCCATCAGGAACCGCTTCATCAGTGGGCACCAGGGAGGCCATCTGAAGGTAATAACTGCTTCTTCCACGGCACAAGTCCTTTGAAAGTGTTTCAATACATAAGTAATTAATAAGAAATTCAAAACAAGATTGTTTCCAGGCGGTGGTTTTTACAACAAAATGGGAACCGTGTAACTGGTGTGTATTAGCTCATTCTTTGCCACGTGGCTGATACAGGGAGCCCAGGTACACCCTGTCATCTCAGGTCTGTGTTCACTGAGGATTTATGGGATGCGGGGCAATTTAGTGATTTTAGGGGTTCTACGTTTGGAAATTTTACCCCGAATGTGCAGGAATGCAAAGACGACGCAGAAGGGTGCTGGAGTCCATCGGTGGGCGTGAGGGCGAGGGGAGAGAACCTGGCTGGCTGGAGCCACCGCAGTGACAGCCTCATCCTGGACCATCAGTGGACGCTGGAGAAAACGAGCCGCCGGTCCGAGGTGAGAAGCATCTCCTTAATTTGCGTTTTTAAATGTGGTTGGACAGAAATGTGGCCTGGCAAGCTCTGCTGATGATCTTATAACTCATGTCCTTCTACCGTATGTTATGGTGGAGAACACCAACCCCTACCTCTCTCCTTAGGGGAAGCTTGAGTCCAACCCCTGCTTGGCTGGGGCCGAGGAGTTTGCTGCTTTCCTGCCGGGAGAGAAGATCTAACCGAGGTCCTCTTCCATATCCACCCACCTGGGGCTGGGCCACAACCTTGGTCCCTGCCCTGACACAGAAATGGAAGAACCCAGACAGTAAGGCAAATGGAGCTGCTGCAAAGGTAAATTCGTGACATAAAACCTTGGGCTAGAATACAGAGACGCACGGGGTATATGCGATGTAGACGTCTGATATgggtattaaaatattataataattttttttatggtatagCCTGGGCCATCCAGTATGAATAAATTAGTACGTCAAACGGACTGTAGCCCCACACCACACCACGCACCAACAAATCACCAGCCAGGGTGGGacaccacaaaaacaaaccaaaacaaaaacaaggaagacaacacaccacacacacacacagcacacccaCGAAGGAAACACAGGCGCACAAGGCGGTGTGTGCGAGCCTTGGGCTCGGATCATCAATGTTACTAACACACTTTTATACGTAGATAAGTAGCGTGTTGGGTGTGAGTATTAATACTATACTTGCTCATGAATGGGCGGAGGATGAAGTAGTCAGCGATACAGTGTTCATGTCTCAGGAATTCATGTGAGAAAGACGGTTCGTTGTCCACGTGATACTTACCGTTCCCTTTGGCTCTGTCTTGTGACACACAAACGTGTGTTTGCGTTTGCTTAACCACACCTTTAACAGGGACTGACAGCCATTCTGTGGTGTTAAGCCGCCAGTGTATCAATGAtgaaaaatgctattaaaaaactgtttacattttgttctgttctgtccAGCTAtcaagctgataaaaaaaaaaagaaaccgatGAAGTAAGGCTCAGACTGCTGAATTATACCTGCCTTAAAAACCTTTAAGGTGTTCTGAAGAGGGTACAGACATGGTAAGCATTTTGAACTATTGACTGGCAGAAACCTCACGAGTTTGTTTGGGAagcgtgtggtgtgtgtattcCTGTGTTTAATGACTGATTAACTCGGTTGTGGAGATTTGTGTAGTTAAGCGATGTCATGACTCTCGTGAAAGAACTCGCCTCAGTGTGTGCTGAAAGCACCCTCACCCCCGGCCTCCACAGGCCCCTCACTCGTGGGAATGACACTATGTCCACAACACTCGAACTCAGGTCAGACGTTAgtgctgctgtttgttttgaagttttaaagaataaaacaaaacgttTCAATTGTGACATCTGCAAACACaaaccaaatggaattgcaaacaAAACAAGCGTTTGTAAAGAGATTTTCTGATCTATTGTTTGTTGTCTGCTATTGATCAGACTAACGATAGTCCTTGCCCATCAATTCAAGTGTTTTCACATTCAATGTtaacataagaaaaaaagtctttacattattttgaaatattcgGCAAAAAATGGCggcaaatggaaacgctaatctAACTCCTTGTTAACAATCCAGATTCTTAGTGCTCAAGTGGGTAGGTGCAGACCCCAACACCTCGATCTTCGTGCGTATCCCGCCCCATCACTGACACTTGAACGAGAGGGCAAGAAGCTCTCCTCATGAGGGACAAAATACAAGATCCCACACTTTTTGTGCCAGACATTCAGGAAATCCGTGTCAGGGTAGAAAAACTTACATAAACTACAAATTGTACGAAATTGTTTATTGTTCCAGGAGGCTGAGCTTTTCCTTATTTAGGCGTTACAGTTGCCTGGAATAATGAAGTTCAGTTTCTTAGATTTAAGGAATTTGCCAGTCTTGCAAGGAGTTACCACTGCTACCTGTACCCTATTTTATTATTGCAGCAGCCCATTGGGGTCAAAGAGAAGTGTTAGGTTGGGTAGACCCGTTATTGTCCTGGAAGCCCCATATTACTGACTGGGTATAGATATATTTGGTGTTCAACGCACGCCTTTACTTGTCTACACTAACAGAGCACGAGAGAAACACATATTGGAAAGGCCATACTTAACCTAGTGCCCTGGACACAAGTTGAGTACAGCGAAGACCAGCACGCGAGGGCCATCATGCGGTCTGGTCACAATTACGACTACATTATATTTCACGTGTGCTTTGCCAAAAATTGATTCAAAAGTAGCCGGACAGGACAAGGGGCCAGGTGTGCTGAAAATGTcgcaaactttttattttattttatttcaaatgctcTTCCAAGGGCAAAATATTTTGAGTAAATCGACTGTTTATAAGCCTGAACTAATTGCAATTCTGGCTTAACTGCAGACCCCTTAAACATTTGCGGTATGCAACTAGAGCACCAGTGGAATTACATCATTCAAGGCCAGTAATGGACAAGGAGATGCATGGCTGGCTGTATGCCTTTAAACCCTCTGCTTGCGTGGATCTATCAGGTACATTAAAGCAGATATCTGTAAGGCCTTTCACATTTAAAAGACCTGTCCATACCAATGTTGATTCGACATTCTCCTTCCCATCAAGGTCTAAACTGTCCATTCAAGAAGAGCCGGCAGATGAGGATTTTGAGCCCACTACATGTATACCTACTGTACAATGCTTTGAgggacaaaaaaacacaaaggacTAACCTTGTAAATAGATCTCACTGATAGATCCCCCAGTTTCTGTGCTTAATCAACTCTCTGACCCTCTGGTACCCACATTGTGTGGTACCTGCACCTGCCCCACACTAGCACCCGATTGTGCACCTGTATCTTAAAGGCCCCTTTGTTGTGCTCTACAGTGCCTAAATAATTCAACTTACAACGCCAAAAAGAACAGGCTAACTTCTTATGTTGGGGTAGAGATTAGTATGCTTATGTAGTCTTCAGCAACATTTTAGACAAAGCTGGTGATGGAATAAAATTTCTAATTCTGAAGCCGTTGTCAGCTCATTGCAACCACATCTGAATTTGTAACTGGAAGAGTGGCGTCCATAGCTTGGGTTTGTGGGAAAAACGGATCACATGTGCCTTACTGTCTTCAAACATCTTGACTTGTAAGTAGGGCTTTGGGTTAAAACGATGAGATGAAAACTGGCTGTCAGATATTTAAGTCAGCAGACCatatgtttattcatttcttgGCTATGGACGATAGAATTGAATCATGATACAGCAGTTTCTCAGCCAGGAGAAGATGAATCACATCATATTTACACTCTTACTCTCTTTAATGCGTGCAGTTCCTTAGACACAGTACCAACCATCATAAATACTCATATacctttataatgtttcacttgtatggccttgaaatgaaataaagttttttcaAAATAGCCATGGATGCATGAGGAAAAATTTGGCAaaggaaaatgtttttgcattctcATATCTCTATATGAGAACCATTTATAAAGATTTGGCCTATTTTTGTTGGAGTACTGGTCAGTAGATTTAGCTAAAATGTATCTAACCAGGtctaaatattttatagaaaGAATTATCGGTATCCCCAAGTGATCTTATATctgtctaatttattttttaaatttctattaaaGTTTTATCTAGTTAggtatttatttaacatttttatttatttcagcacatATTTATTGACAAagactgtaatattttttaaagaagtacagTTGCAATTTCTGGCACATGGCACGTTTTTTGTTATCATGAGTTGACTAACCTCCCTTTTACTGACTGCAATGCTCTCGATATTCCACCGACCACAAATGAAACGCAATTGGGGAACAGGTTCAAATTGAATAGCTGGATAGCTGCTATAACATGTAGATTACTttgaattttttactttttagataTGTTTCACTAGACTTTTACCGGTTTAAGAGAACAAAATAGTTGTTTAAttcttgactattttttttttttgtcaagattAGGTTAGGTAGAGGAAAATCATCGATCTCCAATTGCCCAGAATTTTTAATCGAGAGTGTTCTGCAGTGGTCAGCGTCCTTGGAAAATAATGGAAAGTTTAGAAGTTTGTTGGAACAAATCTCAAGATTGTACAGTACTGGATTGTTAGAGTTCTCTACACGCACTGCCCAGAGGTGAacgtgattttgtgcctctttgacaTATACTACCTGTTTGCAGAGGGTTACAGGCGGACACACACGATCCTAATCCCAAGCTTAGCTTCTTTAAGAGGGTGAATGTCCACGGGAGTTCAGGTCCACCCTCGGTAATACCACGTGTTTCTCTCGCTATGTGACCATACGTCAATAATCCAcgggtgctgtgtgtgtgcgttgcGTTTAGGAACTGACAGTATGTGTAAAAGTGCGATCGTCTGCGACCTTTGAAAGAGAGATGAAATAAGGAGACAGGAAGATGCGAGGGTGCGAGATCAGGACGAAGCGCAAGAGAGGCAGCGAATCAACCGAGGATGAGGTACAACTAGCGGGTGAAAAGGGTAAGATGAAGGAAGGAAGGGGAAGGAGGAGAGAGTGACGGCGGACTTGTGCGAAAGGTGAGTGCTCGTGTGCGGATGTAGACACTCGGCAAAAGCGAGAGATGGTCTCGTGGACAGTCAGAGCATTGTTAGTGCGGGATTAACACCTTGTGGGTCGGTTTGGGGGCTGTGAATGGGGTCAGATAAAAAACATCTAAACGACATGTGGATCACAGCGCATGTATAACCAGGATAAATTTCATTGTtgccattttacttttttaaagttgtCTCAGGTATGATTGTTGTGCTTAATGTCAATGGGTTTAGGCTGTACAAAACCCCTTCAAAATCAGGCAACTGTCTGTGTTGAGACTGCTGATAGTTGTTTAACTTCAGCCAAACtaatttttttggaatatgaaaCCAGATTTTTGAGTATTATATATACCAAACAGCTAGGATTAATACACTTTGTACTAGTGCAAAAGCATTTGTTTGTTAGGAAGGTAGAGTTCTTTGAGTCAGACCTCGACGTGGTCAGTCACTGGAGCAGGAAACCCATGCATTGC
This region includes:
- the LOC122145418 gene encoding kinesin-like protein KIF1A, coding for MTRRQFPMSLPLAKPVEGMRELVVGRIRNTPEADETIIDPNILSLNILSAGYIRPAHDDRQFLDSDIPSISLGINPRTFYHFEAAWDSSMHNSLLLNRVTPYGEKIYMTLSAYLEVTKAIHLFIGGDEKFIWEGYRPT